The following are encoded together in the Flavobacterium sp. TR2 genome:
- a CDS encoding lysophospholipid acyltransferase family protein — MQFLVYILAFPLLWLISILPFPIFYLFSDFVYFLVYRVIGYRKKVVRENLALTLPHLSDAERKVIEKKFYKHMCDMFLEMIKTMSMSPEEMERRFHVTNIDLVQDYAKKGKSVILVASHYASYEWLLTINPKLGFQGVAVYKRLANPYFDKLVRKIRSKYNTEMIETRKAIPTMAKNQRNGVLSMYGLASDQSPKMERIFHSMKFMGIEVPVHTGAETLAKKYDLAVIFVQVKKVKRGYYEATFISLADNPKEFENFKITEMYLKEVEKQILEAPEFYLWTHKRWKHRIE; from the coding sequence ATGCAGTTTCTTGTTTATATTTTAGCCTTCCCATTGCTTTGGCTTATTTCTATACTTCCCTTTCCTATATTTTACTTATTCTCAGATTTTGTATATTTTTTAGTATACAGAGTTATCGGATACCGTAAAAAAGTAGTGCGCGAAAATCTAGCCTTGACTTTGCCTCATTTAAGTGACGCAGAAAGAAAAGTTATTGAAAAGAAATTCTACAAGCATATGTGCGATATGTTTTTGGAGATGATTAAAACAATGAGTATGTCTCCTGAAGAAATGGAGAGAAGATTTCATGTAACCAATATTGATCTTGTGCAAGATTATGCTAAAAAAGGAAAAAGCGTGATTCTTGTAGCTTCGCATTATGCAAGTTACGAGTGGCTTTTAACTATAAATCCGAAACTAGGATTTCAGGGAGTTGCGGTTTACAAAAGACTGGCCAATCCTTATTTTGATAAATTGGTTCGAAAAATACGTTCTAAGTACAATACCGAAATGATCGAAACCCGAAAAGCGATTCCGACAATGGCAAAAAATCAGCGAAATGGCGTGTTAAGTATGTACGGTTTAGCAAGTGACCAATCGCCAAAAATGGAAAGGATTTTTCATTCAATGAAGTTTATGGGGATTGAAGTTCCTGTGCATACGGGCGCAGAAACTTTGGCAAAAAAATATGATTTGGCTGTGATATTTGTACAGGTAAAAAAAGTAAAAAGAGGTTATTATGAGGCCACATTTATTTCGCTTGCCGATAATCCGAAAGAATTTGAAAATTTCAAAATCACCGAAATGTATTTGAAAGAAGTGGAAAAACAAATTCTAGAAGCTCCAGAGTTTTATTTGTGGACACACAAAAGATGGAAACACCGCATTGAATAA
- the glmM gene encoding phosphoglucosamine mutase — MTLIKSISGIRGTIGGKVGDNLTPVDAVKFASAYGTFLKNNIAKDKLTVVIGRDARISGPMIHNLVVNTLIGLGIDVIDLGLSTTPTVEVAVPLEKADGGIILTASHNPKQWNALKLLNAKGEFLSGADGAKILEIAEAEAFDFSDVDSLGEVISNDAYMDIHIDEVLNLPLVDIEAVKEAKFKVVVDGVNSSGGIIIPKLLKLMGVEVVELYCEPNGHFPHNPEPLKEHLTDISELVVKEKADFGIVVDPDVDRLAFISEDGEMFGEEYTLVAVADYVLSKTPGNTVSNMSSSRALRDVTKTHGGSYEASAVGEVNVVELMKKNNAVIGGEGNGGIIYPELHYGRDSLVGVALFLTHLANKKMPVSVLRASYPEYYMSKNKIELTPQIDVDAILSQMTEKYKNEDISTIDGVKIDFATEWVHLRKSNTEPIIRIYTEAPSQEAADQLALRIIDEIKVIAGI, encoded by the coding sequence ATGACTCTAATAAAATCTATTTCTGGAATCCGTGGGACGATCGGAGGAAAAGTAGGAGACAATTTAACTCCTGTTGATGCAGTAAAATTTGCATCGGCTTACGGAACTTTCTTAAAAAATAATATTGCTAAAGATAAATTGACAGTTGTAATTGGCCGCGATGCTAGAATTTCTGGGCCAATGATTCATAATTTAGTGGTAAATACATTGATTGGTTTAGGAATCGATGTTATTGATCTTGGACTTTCTACAACGCCAACTGTAGAAGTGGCTGTGCCTTTGGAAAAAGCTGACGGAGGAATTATCTTAACAGCGTCGCATAACCCAAAACAATGGAATGCTTTAAAATTATTAAATGCTAAAGGCGAATTTTTAAGCGGAGCTGACGGAGCAAAAATTCTTGAAATTGCAGAAGCAGAAGCTTTTGATTTTTCTGATGTGGATAGTTTAGGGGAAGTTATTTCTAATGACGCTTACATGGATATTCATATCGATGAAGTTTTAAATCTGCCATTGGTTGACATTGAAGCGGTTAAGGAAGCTAAATTTAAAGTGGTTGTTGACGGAGTAAACTCTTCTGGAGGAATCATCATTCCGAAACTTCTCAAATTAATGGGTGTTGAAGTAGTAGAATTGTACTGCGAACCAAACGGGCATTTTCCTCATAACCCAGAACCATTAAAAGAACATTTGACCGATATTTCAGAATTGGTGGTAAAAGAAAAAGCTGATTTTGGTATCGTAGTAGATCCAGATGTAGATCGTTTGGCTTTCATCAGCGAAGATGGTGAAATGTTTGGTGAAGAATACACTTTGGTTGCTGTTGCAGATTATGTATTGAGCAAAACTCCTGGAAATACGGTTTCTAATATGTCATCTTCTCGCGCATTAAGAGATGTTACCAAAACCCATGGCGGAAGCTATGAGGCAAGTGCAGTAGGAGAGGTAAACGTGGTAGAATTGATGAAGAAAAATAATGCTGTAATTGGTGGTGAAGGAAACGGAGGAATTATCTATCCTGAATTGCACTATGGACGCGATAGTCTGGTGGGAGTGGCTTTGTTTTTAACGCATTTGGCAAACAAAAAAATGCCAGTTTCTGTTTTGAGAGCTTCTTATCCAGAATATTACATGAGCAAAAATAAAATTGAATTGACACCGCAAATTGATGTTGATGCGATTTTATCTCAAATGACAGAGAAATATAAAAATGAAGACATTTCGACAATTGACGGCGTGAAAATTGATTTTGCTACAGAATGGGTTCATTTAAGAAAATCAAATACAGAACCAATTATTCGTATTTATACTGAGGCTCCTTCTCAGGAAGCTGCAGATCAATTAGCGCTTCGAATTATTGATGAAATTAAAGTCATTGCTGGAATCTAA
- a CDS encoding acyl carrier protein phosphodiesterase: MNFLAHIYLSGDNDLIKIGNFMADGIRGKQFEHFPEDVQKGILLHRFIDTYTDSHDIFRKSTKRLHDRYHHYAGVIVDIVYDHFLAKNWTQYSDEKLELFIKRFYHSLHDNYDILTEKTQGLMPYMIERNWLLSYRTTEGIQNILTQMDRRSKNISQMQFAVEELTEFYDEFEDEFTLFFEEMRAQAKEKLHSL, from the coding sequence ATGAATTTCTTAGCCCATATATATCTTTCTGGAGACAATGATTTAATTAAAATCGGGAATTTTATGGCAGACGGAATTCGCGGAAAACAGTTTGAACATTTTCCTGAAGATGTGCAAAAGGGAATCTTACTGCACCGATTCATAGACACTTACACCGATTCTCACGATATTTTCAGAAAAAGCACCAAACGCCTGCATGACAGATACCACCATTATGCAGGAGTTATCGTAGATATTGTCTATGATCATTTTCTAGCCAAAAACTGGACCCAATATTCTGATGAAAAATTAGAGCTTTTTATCAAGCGTTTTTACCATTCGCTGCATGACAATTATGATATTTTAACCGAAAAAACACAAGGCTTAATGCCTTATATGATTGAAAGAAACTGGCTTTTGAGCTATCGAACGACCGAAGGAATCCAGAATATACTAACCCAAATGGACAGAAGATCCAAAAACATTTCTCAAATGCAGTTTGCTGTCGAAGAGCTTACTGAATTTTATGATGAATTTGAAGACGAATTTACGCTCTTTTTTGAAGAAATGAGAGCACAAGCCAAAGAAAAACTACATTCACTTTAA
- the ggt gene encoding gamma-glutamyltransferase yields the protein MKKITFLIALLYISNSNAQQTPPQPTGLVVTKAMVVSAREEASKIGSDIMKKGGNAFDAMVGTELALAVAFPFAGNIGGGGFMVYRKANGEVGSLDYREKAPLAATKDMFLDSEGNVIKGKSTQTALAIGVPGTIAGVFAVHKKYGTMPISKILEPVIALAERGVVVTKKQEKSLKDYHESIVKINGEKSLLSGNFKENDTIKYPALAKTLKRIQKKGRNEFYKSETAKILVNYLKEKGGIITMQDLAKYEAKWRKPLQFTYKDLKITSMAPPSSGGICLAQILEMLEPYDLAKMGHNSPDAIQVIVEAERRAYADRSYFLGDPDFVKIPLKGLLDKNYLRERMASFNPEKATLSTEIKEGKVNYAESTETTHYSIVDQFGNAIAATTTLNDGYGSKYYCDELGFFLNNEMDDFSAKPGSPNMFGLVGNEANSIAPQKRMLSSMTPTIVEKDGKLFMVVGTPGGSTIITSVLQTILNVYEFNLSMQEAVNAPRFHHQWLPDLITFEPNTFEAKTIDQLKAKNYLINEKPTPIIGKVDAILVLPNNNLEGGADFRGDDKAVGF from the coding sequence ATGAAAAAAATTACGTTTTTAATCGCCCTTTTATACATAAGCAACAGTAATGCACAACAGACACCCCCTCAGCCAACAGGATTGGTTGTCACAAAAGCCATGGTGGTTTCTGCACGAGAAGAAGCTTCAAAAATAGGTTCTGACATTATGAAAAAAGGCGGAAATGCTTTTGATGCCATGGTAGGAACCGAATTGGCTCTTGCGGTTGCCTTTCCGTTTGCCGGAAATATTGGCGGTGGCGGATTTATGGTTTACAGAAAAGCAAATGGCGAAGTCGGCTCTTTAGATTATCGCGAAAAAGCTCCGCTGGCAGCTACAAAGGATATGTTTTTGGATAGCGAAGGAAATGTTATAAAAGGAAAAAGCACTCAGACAGCACTTGCCATTGGTGTTCCGGGCACAATTGCAGGCGTTTTTGCCGTGCATAAAAAATATGGAACCATGCCAATCTCTAAGATCCTTGAACCTGTTATTGCCTTAGCAGAAAGAGGTGTCGTGGTAACTAAAAAGCAAGAGAAAAGCTTAAAAGATTATCACGAAAGCATTGTGAAAATAAATGGAGAAAAATCTCTTTTATCTGGCAATTTTAAAGAAAATGACACAATCAAATATCCAGCATTAGCCAAAACTTTAAAAAGAATTCAGAAAAAAGGGAGAAACGAGTTTTATAAAAGTGAAACAGCAAAAATTCTGGTCAACTACCTTAAGGAAAAAGGAGGCATTATCACGATGCAGGATTTGGCCAAGTATGAAGCCAAGTGGAGAAAACCATTGCAGTTTACATATAAAGATCTAAAGATTACCTCAATGGCTCCGCCAAGCAGCGGCGGAATCTGTCTGGCTCAAATCTTAGAAATGCTTGAGCCTTATGATTTAGCCAAAATGGGGCATAATTCGCCAGATGCCATTCAGGTTATTGTTGAAGCAGAAAGAAGAGCTTATGCAGACAGAAGTTACTTTTTAGGAGATCCAGATTTTGTCAAAATTCCATTAAAAGGATTGTTGGACAAAAATTACCTGCGTGAAAGAATGGCTAGTTTTAATCCTGAAAAAGCAACTTTATCTACTGAAATTAAAGAAGGGAAAGTAAATTATGCCGAAAGCACAGAAACCACTCACTATTCAATTGTAGATCAATTCGGAAATGCTATTGCGGCAACCACAACATTAAATGACGGTTATGGTTCAAAATATTATTGCGATGAACTAGGTTTCTTTTTAAACAACGAAATGGACGATTTTAGTGCCAAACCTGGTTCTCCAAATATGTTCGGATTGGTTGGAAACGAAGCCAACAGCATCGCTCCGCAAAAAAGAATGTTAAGTTCTATGACGCCAACAATTGTAGAAAAAGACGGAAAATTATTTATGGTGGTAGGAACTCCGGGAGGTTCAACAATTATCACTTCGGTTTTGCAGACTATTTTAAACGTTTACGAATTTAATCTGAGTATGCAGGAAGCGGTTAATGCGCCCCGTTTTCATCACCAATGGCTGCCAGATTTAATTACTTTTGAACCAAATACATTTGAAGCAAAAACAATTGATCAGCTTAAAGCTAAAAATTATTTGATTAACGAAAAACCAACTCCAATTATCGGAAAAGTTGATGCTATTTTGGTATTGCCAAACAATAATTTAGAAGGAGGAGCCGACTTTAGGGGCGATGATAAAGCCGTTGGTTTTTAA
- a CDS encoding chloride channel protein, with product MLKKYFRRLESIIALAQSLMTPKQFLFLSSVLIGISCSLAVIVLKTFAHSVFSFATYINGILKLSFINSILPIIGITLTVFVVNKVLNGSIQKGTSQILYAVAKKASIIPRKQMYAQIVTSSLTVGLGGSAGLESPIVITGAAFGSNYAQNYKMQYKDRTLLIGCGVAAGIAAAFNAPIAGVLFAIEVLLVDVSIAAFTPIMISAATGALVSAIVLDESILLSFKKQESFDYHNIPFYVILGVLTGLVAIYYSRNFQRVEHYFAKQQINPYKKALIGSSLLALLIFIFPTLFGEGYESIRTLSETDPGKLLDNTLFADFRNNQWVLLLFVGATMMVKVFASGLTIGSGGNGGNFAPSLFLGSYLGYFFSKLITMLGLSKLPITNFTMVGMAGILSGLFHAPLTAIFLIAEITGGYGLMIPLMIVSSISFAISKRFEKYSLDVKGLAKKGHAFTSNKDSNILSTLDIDSIIQCDYLTVHPDENLTKLVDLISHSNQVVFAVVNHDKDLVGVVHFNDIREIIFNSYRVKYTFIRDVMKAPAATISTLDSMEIVMRKFETTKSAFLPVLRDGKYHGFISKSIALEAYRTKLRSMTIE from the coding sequence ATGCTAAAAAAATATTTCAGAAGACTCGAAAGCATCATTGCTTTGGCACAATCCTTAATGACTCCAAAGCAGTTTCTTTTTTTGTCAAGCGTTCTTATCGGAATATCTTGTTCCCTTGCGGTTATCGTGCTTAAAACTTTCGCGCATAGCGTATTCTCATTTGCCACATACATTAATGGAATCTTAAAATTAAGTTTCATCAACAGTATTCTGCCTATTATTGGTATTACATTAACTGTTTTTGTAGTAAACAAAGTGCTTAACGGAAGTATTCAAAAAGGAACTTCGCAAATTTTGTATGCGGTTGCCAAAAAAGCCAGCATTATTCCGAGAAAGCAGATGTATGCTCAAATTGTAACAAGTTCCTTGACTGTTGGTTTAGGAGGTTCGGCAGGTTTAGAGAGTCCAATTGTAATAACTGGAGCAGCATTTGGTTCAAATTATGCTCAAAATTACAAAATGCAGTATAAGGACCGAACTTTACTGATTGGTTGCGGTGTAGCTGCTGGAATTGCGGCCGCTTTTAATGCCCCAATTGCTGGTGTTCTTTTTGCTATCGAGGTTTTATTGGTAGACGTAAGCATTGCTGCTTTTACTCCTATTATGATTTCGGCTGCAACGGGAGCTTTGGTTTCTGCCATTGTTTTGGATGAAAGCATTCTTTTAAGTTTCAAAAAGCAAGAATCTTTTGATTACCATAATATTCCCTTTTATGTTATTCTGGGAGTTCTAACGGGCTTGGTTGCCATCTATTATTCAAGAAATTTTCAGAGAGTAGAACATTATTTTGCCAAACAGCAAATCAATCCGTATAAAAAAGCTTTAATTGGTTCATCTTTATTAGCCTTGCTCATTTTTATTTTTCCGACGCTTTTTGGTGAAGGATACGAAAGCATAAGAACTTTATCTGAAACCGATCCTGGAAAATTGCTGGATAATACGCTTTTTGCAGATTTCAGAAACAATCAATGGGTGTTACTGCTTTTTGTTGGCGCGACTATGATGGTTAAAGTTTTTGCATCAGGACTGACGATTGGAAGCGGTGGAAACGGAGGAAACTTTGCTCCTTCGCTATTTTTAGGCTCGTACTTAGGATATTTCTTTTCGAAACTTATAACCATGTTGGGTTTATCTAAACTTCCTATAACCAATTTTACAATGGTTGGAATGGCCGGAATTTTGAGCGGTTTATTTCATGCGCCTCTAACTGCTATCTTCTTAATTGCGGAAATTACAGGAGGCTACGGATTAATGATTCCGCTGATGATTGTTTCTTCTATCAGTTTTGCCATTTCTAAACGTTTCGAAAAATATTCGCTTGACGTAAAAGGATTAGCCAAAAAAGGGCACGCTTTTACGAGCAACAAAGATTCTAATATCTTGTCTACTTTAGATATTGACTCGATTATTCAATGCGATTATCTGACAGTCCATCCAGACGAAAACTTAACTAAACTGGTAGATCTTATTTCGCATTCTAACCAAGTTGTTTTTGCTGTAGTAAATCATGACAAAGACTTGGTTGGCGTGGTTCATTTCAACGATATTCGAGAAATCATTTTTAATTCTTACCGAGTTAAATACACCTTTATAAGAGATGTAATGAAAGCACCTGCTGCGACAATTTCCACACTCGACAGCATGGAAATTGTAATGCGCAAATTTGAAACCACAAAATCTGCTTTCCTTCCTGTTTTAAGAGACGGCAAATACCACGGATTCATTTCCAAATCGATAGCGCTCGAAGCCTACAGAACAAAACTCCGCTCCATGACAATCGAATAA
- a CDS encoding Fic family protein: MFNIDLTYREEFQSTFDRLYQKRQELQNSRPLPNIALNKIRESLSLEWTYNSNSIEGNTLSLRETQMVIQEGITIKGKSLREHFETHNHDKAIDYLYSIVDEEYKLRSIDILSIHGLVMRSIEEDFAGRIRNGGVRISGANFMPPNANKVSDYLDELIEFINTNPLNLNDIELATIYHHKLVWIHPFFDGNGRTVRLSMNLLLMRCGFPPAIILKNDRKKYYEALNQANNGNYQKLTLLMCQALERTLNIYLGAMPGSSYDYQSIQNIVSEPDTPYGQEYVSLLARTGKIDAYKEGRNWYTTKEAIENYMATRKRKR, from the coding sequence ATGTTTAATATTGACCTAACATACAGAGAAGAATTTCAATCAACCTTTGACCGATTGTACCAAAAAAGGCAAGAACTGCAAAACAGCAGACCATTGCCCAATATTGCTTTGAACAAAATACGAGAAAGCCTTTCACTAGAATGGACATATAATTCTAATAGTATTGAAGGAAATACGCTTAGCCTGCGAGAAACCCAAATGGTTATTCAAGAAGGAATTACCATTAAAGGGAAATCGCTTCGCGAACATTTTGAAACGCATAATCACGACAAAGCCATTGATTATCTTTATTCAATTGTAGATGAAGAATATAAGCTGCGTAGCATAGACATTTTGTCTATCCACGGTTTGGTGATGCGCTCCATCGAGGAAGACTTTGCCGGAAGAATTCGTAATGGTGGCGTTAGAATTTCAGGAGCTAATTTTATGCCTCCAAACGCTAATAAGGTTTCAGATTATTTAGACGAATTAATAGAATTTATCAATACAAATCCTTTAAATTTAAATGATATAGAACTGGCAACAATCTATCATCATAAACTTGTCTGGATTCATCCTTTTTTTGATGGAAATGGCCGTACGGTTCGTCTAAGCATGAATTTATTATTAATGCGCTGCGGTTTTCCTCCTGCCATTATTTTAAAAAATGATCGCAAGAAATATTACGAAGCGCTCAATCAAGCCAATAACGGAAACTATCAGAAATTGACGCTTTTGATGTGTCAGGCACTCGAAAGAACGCTCAATATTTACCTAGGCGCAATGCCAGGAAGCAGCTACGACTATCAATCTATCCAAAACATTGTTAGTGAGCCTGACACTCCTTATGGCCAAGAATATGTAAGCCTATTGGCCAGAACAGGAAAAATTGACGCTTACAAAGAAGGCAGAAACTGGTACACTACCAAAGAAGCAATTGAAAACTATATGGCAACCCGAAAAAGAAAACGCTGA
- the uvrA gene encoding excinuclease ABC subunit UvrA translates to MLDKDNTIEVLGARVHNLKNIDISIPREKLVVITGLSGSGKSSLAFDTIYAEGQRRYVETFSAYARQFLGGLERPDVDKIDGLSPVIAIEQKTTSKSPRSTVGTITEIYDFLRLLYARGADAYSYNTGEKMVSYSDEQIKDLIIQDYKGKRINILAPVIKARKGHYAELFQQITKQGFLKVRVNGEVQDLVAGMKLDRYKTHDIEIVVDRMVIEDNPDTQKRLSESINTAMHHGEDVLMILDQDSNEVRYFSRNLMCPTTGISYQNPEPNLFSFNSPKGACPHCNGLGTVHEINVKKIIPNPKLSIKAGGFAPLGEYKSSWIFKQLETIGEKFGFKITDPIEKIPEEAMQMILYGGKDKFSINSKDLGVTREYKIDFEGISNFIKNQYDESATTSIKRWAKDFMDEINCPVCDGSRLKKEALFFRVNEKNITELCDMDISDLTAWFKDLENHLTDKQLLIASEVVKEIKDRLNFLMNVGLNYLALSRSSKSLSGGEAQRIRLATQIGSQLVGVLYILDEPSIGLHQRDNEKLIQSLEQLRDIGNSVIVVEHDKDMIETADYVIDIGPKAGKYGGQIISTGTPKETLASNTITAQYLNGKMKFDIPKKRRKGNGKFLKLTGATGNNLKNVSIEIPLGQLICVTGVSGSGKSTLINETLYPILNAHYFNGVKKPQPYKKIEGLEHIDKVIDIDQSPIGRTPRSNPATYTEVFTEIRNLFTMTSESMIRGYKAGRFSFNVKGGRCETCEGSGVRTIEMNFLPDVYVECETCQGKRFNRETLEIRYKGKSISDVLDMTVDEAVPFFENIPKIHRKIKTIQDVGLGYITLGQQSTTLSGGEAQRIKLAGELSKKDTGNTFYILDEPTTGLHFEDIRVLMEVINKLVDKGNTILVIEHNMDVIKLADYIIDIGPEGGKGGGQLVAKGTPEEVAQNKKSYTAKFLKKELE, encoded by the coding sequence ATGTTAGATAAAGACAATACTATTGAAGTTCTTGGCGCAAGAGTTCATAATCTAAAAAATATCGATATATCTATTCCGCGTGAAAAACTGGTTGTAATTACCGGTCTATCAGGTTCGGGAAAATCTTCTTTGGCATTTGATACCATTTATGCTGAAGGCCAGCGCCGTTATGTAGAAACATTTTCTGCCTATGCGAGACAATTTCTAGGCGGTTTGGAGCGCCCTGACGTTGATAAAATTGACGGACTTTCGCCTGTAATCGCAATTGAACAAAAAACTACCAGTAAAAGCCCACGTTCTACGGTTGGAACTATTACTGAAATATACGATTTCTTAAGGCTCTTGTATGCACGTGGTGCAGATGCCTACAGTTATAACACAGGCGAAAAAATGGTTTCGTACTCTGATGAGCAGATCAAAGATTTGATCATTCAGGATTATAAAGGGAAACGCATCAATATTCTGGCGCCAGTTATTAAAGCGAGAAAAGGTCATTATGCCGAATTATTTCAGCAGATTACCAAACAGGGATTCTTGAAAGTTCGTGTAAACGGAGAGGTTCAAGATTTGGTTGCGGGAATGAAATTAGATCGTTACAAAACGCACGATATCGAGATTGTAGTTGATAGAATGGTGATTGAAGATAATCCTGATACTCAGAAAAGATTATCAGAAAGCATCAACACGGCGATGCATCATGGCGAAGATGTCTTGATGATTTTGGATCAAGATTCAAATGAAGTGCGTTATTTCAGCAGAAATTTAATGTGTCCAACAACTGGAATTTCGTATCAGAATCCAGAACCGAATTTGTTTTCGTTTAACTCTCCAAAAGGAGCTTGTCCGCACTGCAACGGATTGGGAACTGTACACGAAATCAACGTTAAAAAGATTATTCCAAATCCTAAACTATCAATAAAAGCAGGCGGTTTTGCCCCTCTTGGCGAATACAAATCTTCATGGATTTTTAAGCAATTGGAAACCATCGGAGAAAAATTTGGGTTTAAAATAACCGATCCGATTGAGAAAATTCCTGAAGAAGCAATGCAAATGATTTTGTATGGCGGAAAAGATAAATTCTCTATCAACTCAAAAGACCTTGGCGTAACAAGAGAATATAAAATTGATTTTGAAGGAATTTCTAATTTCATCAAAAATCAATATGACGAGAGTGCCACAACTAGCATAAAACGCTGGGCAAAAGATTTTATGGACGAAATTAACTGTCCTGTTTGCGATGGCTCACGTCTTAAAAAAGAAGCTTTATTTTTTAGAGTAAATGAAAAAAATATCACCGAATTGTGTGATATGGATATTTCAGATTTAACCGCTTGGTTTAAAGATTTAGAAAACCACTTAACCGACAAACAGCTTTTAATCGCTTCTGAAGTTGTCAAAGAAATAAAAGACCGTTTGAACTTCCTTATGAATGTTGGTTTGAATTATTTGGCTTTAAGCCGAAGTTCAAAATCGCTTTCTGGCGGTGAGGCGCAGCGTATTCGTCTGGCAACGCAAATTGGTTCGCAATTGGTTGGTGTTCTTTATATTTTGGATGAACCAAGCATTGGCTTGCACCAAAGAGACAACGAAAAGTTGATTCAGTCTTTAGAACAATTACGTGATATTGGAAACTCTGTTATTGTGGTTGAACACGACAAAGACATGATTGAAACGGCAGATTATGTAATTGATATTGGACCAAAAGCTGGAAAATACGGCGGACAAATTATCAGCACAGGAACCCCGAAAGAAACCTTAGCATCAAATACAATTACTGCTCAATATTTGAATGGTAAAATGAAATTTGACATTCCGAAAAAAAGAAGAAAAGGAAATGGCAAATTCTTAAAACTGACTGGAGCAACAGGAAACAACTTAAAAAATGTTTCTATTGAAATTCCGTTAGGGCAGTTAATCTGCGTAACAGGAGTCTCCGGAAGCGGAAAATCTACTTTGATTAATGAAACGCTTTACCCGATTTTAAACGCGCATTATTTTAATGGAGTAAAAAAACCGCAACCCTATAAAAAGATTGAAGGTTTAGAGCATATTGACAAAGTTATAGATATTGACCAAAGCCCGATTGGAAGAACACCGCGTTCTAATCCTGCAACTTATACCGAAGTTTTCACTGAAATCAGAAACCTGTTCACCATGACTTCTGAAAGTATGATTCGCGGTTATAAAGCGGGACGTTTCAGTTTTAACGTAAAAGGCGGGCGCTGCGAAACCTGCGAAGGTTCTGGCGTAAGAACAATCGAAATGAACTTTTTACCAGACGTTTATGTTGAATGCGAAACTTGCCAAGGAAAACGTTTCAACAGAGAAACTTTAGAAATTAGATACAAAGGAAAATCTATTTCTGATGTTTTGGATATGACAGTTGACGAGGCCGTTCCTTTCTTTGAAAACATTCCGAAGATTCATAGAAAAATCAAAACAATTCAAGATGTTGGTTTGGGTTACATTACGCTTGGACAGCAAAGTACAACACTTTCTGGCGGTGAAGCTCAGCGTATAAAACTAGCGGGAGAATTGTCTAAAAAAGATACTGGAAATACATTTTATATCCTCGATGAACCCACTACAGGTCTACATTTTGAAGACATTCGCGTATTGATGGAAGTAATCAATAAACTGGTTGATAAAGGAAATACGATTCTAGTTATCGAACATAATATGGATGTCATCAAGCTTGCCGATTATATTATTGATATTGGTCCAGAAGGCGGAAAAGGCGGCGGACAATTGGTTGCCAAAGGAACTCCAGAAGAAGTGGCTCAAAATAAAAAGAGTTACACAGCTAAGTTTTTGAAAAAAGAGCTAGAGTAA
- a CDS encoding TIGR00730 family Rossman fold protein — translation MRLEDFDNDEDKVIQDRLKQKTWNEIKTNDSWAIFKIMSEFVNGYEAMGRIGPCVSIFGSARTKPEDKYYQLAEKIAYKISKAGYGVITGGGPGIMEAGNKGAHLGGGTSVGLNIELPFEQHFNPYIDHDKNLNFDYFFVRKVMFVKYSQGFVVMPGGFGTLDEMFEAITLIQTKKIGKFPIILVGVEFWSGLIEWVKTVLVEKMHTVSPEDLDLFKIVDTEDEVVEALDKFYKKYDLSPNF, via the coding sequence ATGAGATTAGAAGATTTTGATAATGATGAAGACAAAGTAATTCAGGATCGTTTGAAACAAAAAACGTGGAATGAAATTAAAACCAATGACAGCTGGGCAATTTTTAAAATTATGTCTGAGTTTGTAAATGGTTACGAAGCTATGGGACGAATTGGCCCTTGCGTTTCTATTTTTGGATCGGCTAGAACAAAACCAGAAGATAAATACTATCAATTGGCAGAAAAAATTGCTTATAAAATCAGTAAGGCAGGTTACGGTGTGATTACAGGAGGTGGTCCCGGAATTATGGAAGCTGGAAATAAAGGTGCACATTTGGGCGGAGGAACTTCTGTTGGTTTAAATATCGAACTTCCGTTTGAACAGCATTTTAATCCATATATTGATCATGATAAAAACCTGAATTTCGACTATTTCTTTGTGAGAAAAGTAATGTTCGTAAAATATTCGCAAGGGTTTGTGGTTATGCCGGGTGGTTTTGGAACTTTAGACGAAATGTTTGAAGCTATTACTTTGATTCAGACTAAGAAAATTGGAAAGTTCCCGATTATTTTGGTTGGAGTTGAATTCTGGTCTGGTTTGATCGAATGGGTTAAAACCGTTTTGGTTGAAAAAATGCATACGGTAAGCCCTGAAGATTTAGATTTGTTTAAAATTGTAGACACAGAAGACGAAGTTGTCGAAGCATTGGATAAATTCTACAAAAAGTACGATTTAAGTCCGAATTTCTAA